In Deltaproteobacteria bacterium, a single genomic region encodes these proteins:
- a CDS encoding aminotransferase class I/II-fold pyridoxal phosphate-dependent enzyme: MAAGLIGSEILKIAAEIRTRQREGQSICNLTVGDFAPSEFPIPAGLRDGVLTALANGETNYPPSSGVQELREAVARFYARELGLDYPASSILIAGGARPLIYGTYRAVVDPGDTVVYPVPSWNNNHYCHMVGAREVQIDCGPESRFLPTRDALVKALPGARLLCINSPLNPTGTAITGDALRGICEAVVEENRQRERSGERPLFLMYDHIYWMLCVDGVEHVTPPKLVPEVAPYTILIDGISKAFAATGLRVGWAAGPADVMERMSALLGHVGAWAPRAEQVATVGLLDEPAAYRAYLSTFRPAVNARLSALHEGFEAMRGSGHAVESLPPMGAIYLTVRIAPFGKRTPAGTTLRTNEDVRAYLLEAAGFAVVPFQAFGVKADSGWFRCSVGAVSEAEVRAAMPRVAAALAALT, translated from the coding sequence ATGGCTGCGGGGCTCATCGGCTCCGAGATCCTCAAGATCGCCGCCGAGATCCGCACACGTCAGCGCGAAGGACAGTCGATCTGCAACCTCACCGTCGGCGACTTCGCGCCCAGCGAGTTCCCGATTCCGGCGGGCCTGCGCGACGGCGTGTTGACGGCGCTCGCCAACGGCGAGACCAACTACCCGCCGTCGTCGGGGGTGCAGGAGCTCCGCGAGGCGGTCGCCCGCTTCTACGCGCGCGAGCTCGGGCTCGACTACCCGGCGTCGTCGATCCTCATCGCCGGCGGCGCGCGGCCGCTCATCTACGGCACCTACCGCGCGGTCGTCGATCCCGGCGACACCGTGGTCTATCCGGTGCCGAGCTGGAACAACAACCACTACTGCCACATGGTCGGCGCGCGCGAGGTGCAGATCGACTGCGGGCCCGAGTCGCGCTTCTTGCCGACCCGCGACGCGCTGGTGAAGGCGCTGCCCGGCGCGCGGCTGCTGTGCATCAACTCGCCGCTCAACCCCACCGGCACCGCGATCACGGGCGATGCCCTGCGCGGCATCTGCGAGGCGGTGGTCGAGGAGAACCGCCAGCGCGAGCGCAGCGGCGAGCGACCGCTGTTCCTGATGTACGATCACATCTACTGGATGCTGTGCGTCGACGGCGTCGAGCACGTGACGCCGCCGAAGCTGGTGCCCGAGGTCGCGCCCTACACGATCCTCATCGACGGCATCAGCAAGGCCTTCGCCGCCACGGGCCTGCGCGTGGGCTGGGCCGCGGGGCCGGCCGACGTCATGGAGCGGATGTCTGCGCTGCTCGGCCACGTCGGCGCCTGGGCACCGCGTGCCGAGCAGGTCGCGACCGTGGGCCTGCTCGACGAGCCCGCGGCGTACCGCGCCTACCTCTCGACCTTCCGCCCGGCCGTCAACGCGCGGCTGTCGGCGCTGCACGAGGGCTTCGAGGCCATGCGCGGCAGCGGCCACGCGGTGGAGTCGCTGCCGCCGATGGGCGCCATCTACCTCACCGTCCGCATCGCGCCGTTCGGCAAGCGCACGCCGGCCGGCACCACGCTGCGCACCAACGAGGACGTGCGCGCGTACCTGCTCGAGGCCGCAGGCTTCGCGGTGGTGCCCTTCCAGGCCTTCGGCGTGAAGGCCGACAGCGGGTGGTTCCGCTGCAGCGTCGGCGCGGTGAGCGAGGCCGAGGTGCGCGCGGCCATGCCCCGCGTCGCGGCCGCACTCGCAGCGCTCACCTGA